In Arcobacter sp. CECT 8986, the sequence GTTAAAAAAACTGATAAAACAAAAAATGGAGTCATAATAAAAAACATTTTTAAATATGTTGATACAAAATAAGCTCCTATTTCCAACTTATGCTCCTATAAATGATTCTACTTTTTTAATAATATCTTCTTTATCTAGTCCATTTATTGCTGCATAAACCAATGAACCTCCTGCACCAACACCCTCTTTTGATTCACCTTTGTCATAAAGTTTTAAAACTTCACTTTTACTAGTTGAAAAGTCAAAATCTGGATAATAGGCATTTACTTCAAAATCAAGTAATTGTAATAAAGCTTTTAGATTTGAGTTTTTATCTTCTGCAATCCATTTTGTAGTACATAAAGCAATCTTTGAACTATCTATTTCTCCACCCATTGTTTTTAAAACTGAGTTTACTACAAGTAAAACACTTGCTAATTGAGTTCCACCTGCTAAAATTAATTTATGATTAGTTGATTGAAGTCCTAAAACAAATCCAGCATTAAAAACTATCATATTATCACTAACATAAGATAGTTTTTCAAAAATATCCATATTATCATTTACATTATCTAATGCTTTTTGTAAAACTTCATCTCTTATATTACTTGGAGTATTTTTAAAAGAACTTGCAAAATACTCTTTACCTTCATAACCTAAAGCCAATCCAGTTGCTGCTGCTGTTGTAGTTCCTGCTGGAATTGTTTCTGCTAAAATTGTATATTCACAATTTGGTTTATAATTTTGTGCAAATTCAACACCCTTTTGAAATACTTCCATTGCATCAATCTTAGCACCAGTATCTATTCTATCACTTGGAT encodes:
- a CDS encoding nicotinate-nucleotide--dimethylbenzimidazole phosphoribosyltransferase, which gives rise to MNFNTILGKRDFLEYLRGKKANFLLSCSVTNTADIEGISQAGIPGKMYLTPTLDAEFLATSEVRSLDNIATTPKGIPTPAIMTRAVHELRPFENIEFLNLGLKIIPQIDYFKRYDFDINPSDRIDTGAKIDAMEVFQKGVEFAQNYKPNCEYTILAETIPAGTTTAAATGLALGYEGKEYFASSFKNTPSNIRDEVLQKALDNVNDNMDIFEKLSYVSDNMIVFNAGFVLGLQSTNHKLILAGGTQLASVLLVVNSVLKTMGGEIDSSKIALCTTKWIAEDKNSNLKALLQLLDFEVNAYYPDFDFSTSKSEVLKLYDKGESKEGVGAGGSLVYAAINGLDKEDIIKKVESFIGA